The genomic DNA CCCACGTAGGCCAGACGGCGGCTGTCCGGGCTGAAGGCCGGTTTGAGGCCCGAGGAGGCGTAGTACGTGCCGATCTCGTCGAAGACCGGTCCATGCTTGTCGTTCTCCATCACGAAGGCCTTGTCGTTGCGCGTGGCACTATAGACGACCCGGCGGCTGTCCGGGCTGAACACGATGTCCTCCAACTGATCAAACCACGGGCCTGCCACACCATCGATCACTGCACACAGGCGGGCGTCCTCGTCCATGGCTACGTATCCGACGCGCTTGCCATCGGGGCCGAACACGATCTCCTCGATGTCGTCGTAGCCCGGCCCGACCTTCCCGTCGACTACCACGTGGCACTTGCCGTCCTTGGCGTGAGCCGGATAGGCGACACGGCTGCCGTCATCGCTCAGCACCGGAACACCGACTGCCGGGAAGACAGGCCCTTCCTTGCCGTCAACCACCACAAGGGCCTGGTCCCCGCCCGGCCGAGCCACCCACGCGACATGCTTCCCGTCGCGACTGAACATCAGTCGGCAGCCGCCGACAATGCGCCGGTACCCGTCATCGCTGTAGGCGTTGCAGTCCTCACCGATCCCCGGGTAGCTCTTTCCGACCGGCTCGCCGTCGACGAAGGCCTGGAACCGGTCCCCATCCTTGGCCACATAGCCAACGTGCCGGCCGTCATCGCTGAAGGCGACCCAGTGATAGCTCACATCGATGAAGTCGTGGAGTGCCTGCTCGTGCTGATCAACGACCATAGCCCACTTGTCGCCGCGGCGGATGCCGTAGACCAGACGGTTGCTCCTGGGCAGGAACCGCAGGCCCTTGACCTCATCGCACACCGGACCGCGAGCGCCGTTGGCCCAGACGCAGACCCCGGCTCCCACTGCCTCGATGGCCGCGATCTGGCTGCCGTCCTCCGAGACGACCCAGTTGCTCTCCGTGAAGGGAACCAGGAGGACGGAGGGTATCTCGCCGTCTTGCTTCTCGTACACCGGCAGGGACGCAAGGTCGCCTACGGGGAAGGCTGTCGGCAGGGGCCCGATGAGCTGCTCCGAATACTCGGCAACTGAGACTAGCTGTGACACTGAGAATAGGAGCACGACGAGAGCAACACAGGTGAGCGTTCTGCGCATGGCGCGGTACCCCCGGGATGGTGGTTCAGCGTTTCTGTGAGTTCAGGGTGATGCGAGGTGATGCTGTAGCAGCTTAGCCCTGCGGCCAGGGCTGTACGGTGAGAGTATCCTTCTGCTCGGTGACCTCAAACAACTTCGGGCGCTCCAGCGGCCCCTTGTTGGGCTGGTGGAAGGTCATCATGAGGCGGCCGTCCAGAGACCGGAAGAGCATCCCATGCCCGCCGTCCTTCCCGAAAACCGGCGTGGCAATCTGCTTCCAGGGCCCGGTGATCTTCCCCGTCTCCGACTTCACCACACCGACCTTGTAGCCGCCGGTGCCGAAGCTCGACCAGATCATCAGCAGAGCTCCCTCCGCTGTGCGGTGCAAGAAGGGGCCATCGGTGACCCGCGAGTTGTCCTTCTCGGTGAGAGGACCCCTGCCCCAGGGCGCCTCGGAAGCCTTGAACAGCAGCACGGGCTCGCCGACGCCCCTGGACAGGTCTGGCGACAGTCGCAGGGCGCACATCTCGCCGTCCTTCACCTGCACCCATTCGTGGCAGAAGACCATCCAGGGCGCTCCCTCGTCGTCGACGAAGAGCGTGCCGTCGAGGCAGAACCAGTCCTTGGGTGTGACCGGGTCCCGGCTGAGCAGATGGAAGGGGCCCTCGGGACGGTCGGAACTCATCGCCCAGGTGCCCCGACAGGCCCCTGGTGTCTTGGGCATGAAGGTCCCGAAGAGGATGTATTTGCCTTGATAGCGGTGTACCTCGGGTGCCCAGAAGTTGCTGGACTCGAAGTCGGCAGGTCGCGTGAAGGCCGCCTGCGGCCCCTCCCAGTTCTTGAGGTCTGTGCTCGTGTAGACCATGAAGCCGGGGCCGCCCGGCAGCCGCCAACCGGTACCGTACAAGTAGTAGCGCCCCTCCTCGGGCACGGGCAAGATGAAGGGGTCGCGCAGGTGGATGTCGTTGAGCGTCACGGTATGTGCCTCCTCCGACCAGGCCCAGGGGGCCAGCAGCAGACAGAGCAGAGCCATGGCATTCATCGGCGAGTGCTCCTTGCTATGTAGAAACAAGCTTGACCGGCAGGTAGATACTGCAATCCAGGTTCGCCGGCGAAGGGCAAGAGGCCTCCACAGCGAGCTCTACGTGCAAGGTCTCCTCCCCTGGGGCGGCGAAGGGAGCTCCTTCGACGCGCGAGGCAACAACTACGCACACTGACCCTGGCAGGGGGCAACACCCATGGCACAGACTGAGCAGTCTCGAGAACCTGAAGACAACCAGCGCCTTGATTGGTGGCGTGAGGCGCGCTTTGGCATGTTCATCCACTGGGGCCTGTACGCACTCCCTGCAGGCGTGTGGGACGGTGAGGAGATCGCCGGCCTTGGCGAGTGGATCATGTACCGCGCCCGGATTCCGGTGCGCGAGTACGAGAAGCTGGCCGCGCAGTTCAACCCTGTGCGCTTCGACGCCGACGCCTGGGTGAGACTGGCCCGTGACGCCGGGATGAAGTACCTGTGCATCACCTCCAAGCACCATGACGGTTTCGCCCTCTTCGGCTCCAAGGCCAGCTCCTACAACCTCGTCGACGCGACACCCTTCGGGCGAGACGCTATCAAGGAGCTCGCTGAGGCCTGCCACAGGCACGGTCTGCGGTTCTGCGTGTACTACTCCCATGCCCAGGACTGGCACCACCCGGACGGAGCCGGCAACAACTGGGACTACGACGAGGAGCGCAAGGACTTCGCCCGCTATCTGCGCGAATTGGTCATCCCGCAGGTCCGCGAACTGCTCACCAACTACGGCCCCCTGGGTCTCATCTGGTTCGATACGCCCCGGACCATCACCCCGGAGCAGAGCAAGGAGCTGACGGACCTGGTGCACGAGCTGCAGCCGAACTGCCTGGTTAGCAGCCGCGTCGGCCACGGCTATGGCGACTACCGCTCCATGGGTGACAACCAGATCCCCGGCGCTGTGGTGACCGGTGACTGGGAGACCCCGGCGACCGTGAACGACACCTGGGGCTTCAAGAGCTACGACCACAACTGGAAGTCGGTCGATACGATCGTGTACAAGCTGGTCGACATCGTCAGCAAGGGCGGCAACTACCTGCTCAACGTCGGCCCGACGGCGGAAGGGCTGATCCCCGAGCCAAGTGTTGAGCGCTTGCAGGCCGTCGGTGAGTGGATGAAGGTCAATGGCGAGGCCGTCTATGGGTCTGGTCCCACTCCCTTCCGGCGACTGCGCTGGCGCTGCACGACCAAGCCGGGCAAGCTCTTCCTCCATCTCTTCGACTGGCCTGCGGGCAAGGTGGAGATACCCGGTCTGCTCAACTCGGTTACCCGTGCCTACCTGCTCGCCGATCCGGATCGCGCTGCCCTGCCCGTGACCCGCGAGGGCGATCTTGTGACCGTCGCGCTGCCGCAGGACCGAGTGGGAAGCGTCGACTCCGTGCTGGTCGTGGAGATCGACGGGCCGCCGCAGGTCACCCAGTACCTCCTCCAGCAAGCCGCAGACGGGTCGGTGGAACTACCGGCCGCCGAGGCTGCTCTGGATGCCCGGTTTGCGGTCTACGACGCCGGACTGGCGGCCGTCACCCACTGGACCAACCCGAGCGATTTCGTGTTCTGGGACTTTGAGGTGCACACACCTGGGACCTTTGAGGTGGTTGTCACGCAGGCCTGTCCAGCAGAGAACGCCGGAGGCCGATACACGGTCGCACTCGGTGAGCAGCGTCTGGAGGCAAGCGTTGCCGCCACCGGCTCGTGGGAGGACTTCGAGGCGGTGAGCGTCGGGACTGTGACCCTTGGCGCAGCGGGGAACTTCGTGCTCAGTGTGAAGCCCGAGGCTCTTGCCGGGCAGATGCTGATGAACCTGAAGTCCGTCACTCTCCGGCCGGTCAGCCGGTCCTGATCCGCCGCCCTGCAGCATCCTGGAGGCAACATCGTCATGCTGAGGCTCTGCGCGGTTCTCTGTCTGGCCCTTCCAAGCCTGTGCCCTGCGGCTCAGATTGATGAGTTCTCCCAGCCCGTGAGGCTGACCTACGGCGATCCGGCGACGGTGGCTCCTGCCATGGGTCCGTGCCTGACGATGGACTGGGACCGTGACGGGCGCCTCGACCTGGTGTCCGGTGGGAGTTGGTGGCGCTCAGCCGGCACAGGACCTGATGGCGTCAGCCTCTGGGAACGCGGTGGCACAGGAGGCATCGGCGCAGTCAATCTGGCCGACCTCAACGGAAATGGCCTGCTCGATGTGGTGCAGGGCGCCAAGGACGGCTTCCACTGGCGTGAGGAGACCAGCAGCACCGGTCCCAGGTCCTTCGTCGACCGGGGGAAGCTGCAGTTCGTGCTGGGTGGCGACCTTGCCGGTCCTGAGCGGGGGGAGAGCGCGCCGGTAGCAGCTTTGGCAGACTGGGACCGCGACGGTCTCGTGGACCTGCTGGTCACCGTCCCTGCTGTGGGCCTCGAGAGCTACCTGCCTTCCAAGGGACCGGGCTTCGGTGTCGGATGGGTCGACGGCACCTGGATCTTCCGCGACATGACCTCCACGATCTACTGGATGCGTAATGTGGGGACGCTCGAGAAGCCGGTGTTCACAGCCGGGAACCTGGTGACCACGGGAGACATGCAGCGAGCGATCACCTTCTTCGATCGCGCACAGCCCTTCCCGATCGACTGGAACGACGACGGCAAGACGGATCTGCTGGTGTGTACCTTCGACCGCGTGGTCGTGTTCCTCAACGTCGGCCGAGAGACCGGCGTGCCGGTTCTCGATGAGGGCCACCTGCTTACCTTTGGCGGCGAGAGGAACATCCCCTACGAGCGAAAGACGGTCTGTGCCTTCCGCCAGGGCGAGCGCGGGCCCTGGTGCCTGCGATTCAGTGGCCCCACGGCGAGCGAGGCGGTGCAACTGACGGGCACCGACCCCTTCGCCTTCGGCCCCGTGCGCATGATGCAGTTCAAGAACCCGGACATGGTGCTCGACAGCTTCGCGGTGCCCGAGGCTGCTGACTGGGATGGCGACGGCAAGCTGGATCTGGTGGTCGGCTGCGAGGATGGCTGGGTCTGGTTCTTCCGCAACCTCGACCCTTCGGGCGGGGTCTCACGCTGGGCCGCCCCCAGGTTGCTGGAGGCCGACGGGAAACCGATCCGTCTCGACCAGACCTACTGCCTCCAGGGGCCCTGTGAGTGGCGCTGGGGATACTCGGGGCCGGCGGTCATCGACTGGGATCTCGATGGGGATCTCGACCTGATCTGCGGGTCTTCGGCGGAGACTTACGTGTGGTTCGAGAACGTGGGCAGCCGCACTACGCCGCGCTTGGTGTCTCGAGGTCCGCTTGTGTGCTGGCCGGAGGGCAAGCCTGTCTCCTGCGCCTGGCGTACGCGTCCGGGAGTCGGCGACCTCAACGGAGACAAGCTACCTGACCTGGTGGGCGTGAACGGTGACCGTCAGCTCTGCTGGTGGCCGCGGGTGCAGACGGCCCAGGCCGGTCTGCAGTTGGGCGCTCCGCAGGTACCCACCGACGCCGAGGGCAAGCCCTGGGTCATCACCGGAGCCGTGCGAGCCACAGGGCGCTCTGTCCTGTCGGTCTGCGACTGGGACCACGACGGACGGCCGGACCTCCTCTCGGCGCCGCCGCTGGGTGACCGAACAGGCTTCCAGTTGCTCTTCCACAACACCGCCACTGACCCGCAGAATCCAAGCTTCGAACTGCGCAACAAGCAGGTTCGGGTCAGCGGCCACATCAGTGAGGGCTGGAACCACTACCTGATGCTGGAGCCCGTGGACTGGGACAAGGACGGTGAGTGGGAGGCCGTGGCCGGAGTCGACTCCGGCGCGATGTACTACTGGGACCGGTAACCCTCGGCCGCTCTGCGCCGGCTTGCAGTGGCGGTTCAGGCCTTCCCTTGTTCAAGGGCCTCCTTGATGGCCTCCATCACGGTGGCCAGGGTGCAGGGCTTCTGGAGGCACCCCGCAGCTCCGAGACGCCGCAGATCGTCGCTTAGGTGACCCTCGGTACGACCGGTAATCGCGATCACGGGCGGACGGCCACCTGCCCG from Armatimonadia bacterium includes the following:
- a CDS encoding glycoside hydrolase family 43 protein produces the protein MNAMALLCLLLAPWAWSEEAHTVTLNDIHLRDPFILPVPEEGRYYLYGTGWRLPGGPGFMVYTSTDLKNWEGPQAAFTRPADFESSNFWAPEVHRYQGKYILFGTFMPKTPGACRGTWAMSSDRPEGPFHLLSRDPVTPKDWFCLDGTLFVDDEGAPWMVFCHEWVQVKDGEMCALRLSPDLSRGVGEPVLLFKASEAPWGRGPLTEKDNSRVTDGPFLHRTAEGALLMIWSSFGTGGYKVGVVKSETGKITGPWKQIATPVFGKDGGHGMLFRSLDGRLMMTFHQPNKGPLERPKLFEVTEQKDTLTVQPWPQG
- a CDS encoding alpha-L-fucosidase; amino-acid sequence: MAQTEQSREPEDNQRLDWWREARFGMFIHWGLYALPAGVWDGEEIAGLGEWIMYRARIPVREYEKLAAQFNPVRFDADAWVRLARDAGMKYLCITSKHHDGFALFGSKASSYNLVDATPFGRDAIKELAEACHRHGLRFCVYYSHAQDWHHPDGAGNNWDYDEERKDFARYLRELVIPQVRELLTNYGPLGLIWFDTPRTITPEQSKELTDLVHELQPNCLVSSRVGHGYGDYRSMGDNQIPGAVVTGDWETPATVNDTWGFKSYDHNWKSVDTIVYKLVDIVSKGGNYLLNVGPTAEGLIPEPSVERLQAVGEWMKVNGEAVYGSGPTPFRRLRWRCTTKPGKLFLHLFDWPAGKVEIPGLLNSVTRAYLLADPDRAALPVTREGDLVTVALPQDRVGSVDSVLVVEIDGPPQVTQYLLQQAADGSVELPAAEAALDARFAVYDAGLAAVTHWTNPSDFVFWDFEVHTPGTFEVVVTQACPAENAGGRYTVALGEQRLEASVAATGSWEDFEAVSVGTVTLGAAGNFVLSVKPEALAGQMLMNLKSVTLRPVSRS
- a CDS encoding VCBS repeat-containing protein, whose product is MLRLCAVLCLALPSLCPAAQIDEFSQPVRLTYGDPATVAPAMGPCLTMDWDRDGRLDLVSGGSWWRSAGTGPDGVSLWERGGTGGIGAVNLADLNGNGLLDVVQGAKDGFHWREETSSTGPRSFVDRGKLQFVLGGDLAGPERGESAPVAALADWDRDGLVDLLVTVPAVGLESYLPSKGPGFGVGWVDGTWIFRDMTSTIYWMRNVGTLEKPVFTAGNLVTTGDMQRAITFFDRAQPFPIDWNDDGKTDLLVCTFDRVVVFLNVGRETGVPVLDEGHLLTFGGERNIPYERKTVCAFRQGERGPWCLRFSGPTASEAVQLTGTDPFAFGPVRMMQFKNPDMVLDSFAVPEAADWDGDGKLDLVVGCEDGWVWFFRNLDPSGGVSRWAAPRLLEADGKPIRLDQTYCLQGPCEWRWGYSGPAVIDWDLDGDLDLICGSSAETYVWFENVGSRTTPRLVSRGPLVCWPEGKPVSCAWRTRPGVGDLNGDKLPDLVGVNGDRQLCWWPRVQTAQAGLQLGAPQVPTDAEGKPWVITGAVRATGRSVLSVCDWDHDGRPDLLSAPPLGDRTGFQLLFHNTATDPQNPSFELRNKQVRVSGHISEGWNHYLMLEPVDWDKDGEWEAVAGVDSGAMYYWDR